In a genomic window of Sulfurimonas denitrificans DSM 1251:
- a CDS encoding single-stranded DNA-binding protein, giving the protein MYNKVILVGNLTRDIELRYSQGGMGIANTGLATSRKFTVNGEKREEVCFVDITFFARSAEIANQYLRKGSKILVEGRLNFDQWVDQNGQKRSKHTVVVETMQMLDSKNSAAAPSDEYPVQQNQPNQSYQQPSYQQPSYQQQPQSYQKPSAQKQMPSNSSIPEIDIDEDEIPF; this is encoded by the coding sequence ATGTATAACAAAGTTATTTTGGTTGGAAACTTAACAAGAGACATTGAACTAAGATACTCTCAAGGTGGAATGGGCATAGCAAATACAGGTCTTGCCACAAGCCGTAAATTTACCGTAAATGGTGAAAAGAGAGAAGAGGTCTGTTTTGTAGATATTACATTTTTTGCCAGAAGCGCAGAAATTGCCAATCAATATCTTCGCAAAGGGAGTAAAATCCTAGTAGAAGGCAGACTTAACTTTGATCAATGGGTAGATCAAAATGGACAGAAACGTTCAAAGCATACTGTTGTTGTTGAAACTATGCAGATGTTAGACTCTAAAAATAGTGCTGCTGCGCCATCGGATGAATATCCTGTGCAACAAAACCAGCCAAATCAGAGCTACCAACAGCCAAGTTATCAACAACCAAGTTATCAGCAGCAACCACAAAGCTATCAAAAGCCAAGTGCGCAAAAGCAGATGCCAAGTAACAGTTCTATTCCAGAGATAGACATTGATGAAGATGAAATTCCATTTTAG
- a CDS encoding DNA-processing protein DprA produces MREIEFEIPELLSMKKYPKELFYSGNISLLDRVKISIVGSRKPTKYSRLFIEKLSSSLSNNGVCIVSGGAMGIDATAHLGATSSSTIAVLPCGVDVRYPAVNKNLLCEIEKNGLLLSQFESGSSATPWSFVVRNELVVALGEVLVVGEADVDSGTMRSVEFALKMGKKIFVLPQRLGESDGTNQLLRNKRAEAIYDIDEFVSRFSKNKVTISGIKDEFMEFCSTNPTYDEALSKYPQRVFEAELNGDIKIKNGLVIRL; encoded by the coding sequence ATGAGAGAGATAGAGTTTGAAATTCCTGAACTTTTATCTATGAAAAAGTATCCAAAAGAGCTTTTCTACAGCGGTAACATCTCTCTTTTAGATAGAGTAAAAATCTCAATTGTAGGAAGTAGAAAACCTACTAAATACTCGCGATTGTTTATAGAAAAACTATCCTCATCTCTTTCAAATAATGGTGTTTGTATTGTAAGTGGTGGTGCAATGGGTATAGACGCAACCGCTCATTTAGGGGCTACTTCTTCTTCTACGATAGCAGTTTTACCATGTGGTGTTGATGTGCGTTATCCAGCTGTAAATAAAAACTTACTCTGTGAAATAGAGAAAAATGGGCTTTTATTGAGCCAATTTGAGAGTGGAAGTAGTGCTACTCCATGGAGTTTTGTAGTTAGAAATGAGCTAGTTGTTGCACTTGGAGAGGTTTTAGTTGTTGGTGAAGCAGATGTGGACAGTGGAACTATGAGAAGTGTAGAGTTTGCTCTAAAGATGGGGAAAAAGATTTTTGTGCTTCCTCAGCGTCTTGGAGAGAGTGATGGGACAAATCAGCTTTTGCGCAATAAGAGAGCAGAAGCAATTTATGATATAGATGAGTTTGTCTCAAGATTTAGTAAAAATAAAGTAACTATTTCAGGAATAAAAGATGAGTTTATGGAGTTTTGCTCCACAAACCCTACCTATGATGAAGCCTTGTCTAAATACCCGCAAAGAGTTTTTGAAGCAGAGTTAAATGGTGATATAAAGATAAAAAATGGTCTAGTTATTAGATTATAA
- a CDS encoding tetratricopeptide repeat protein produces MANELEEEIIIIEDIDAANESSASESSIKEESSSKKNKKIIYIAIGATVFLVGVIIFFVLLKSSKQPTTASTQNIEDRLEKPITEPVELSKIENMIAKADYLYSSGSKNEALSLYEKIAQYSEAVSAYNLGVAQIKEAQYKTALDSFAKAIKNNEQRCVSAINAAVCALHLDDEATFRYYIDLAYAYLPQERSSQLYSYYYTLINYYNQNYMEALSSLNNSTTNEYDAVQNNLSAKINALFDNNINAIDSLEKSSSLSNDFSLGVLYARVGDLALAKKYLQNAIKNGIEPMKAQLAIAYINLKSGQVQDGAREIENATDIFRDEVYKPYPLKVKLKDSLFDSSEAQKHYRDTLNNSKAVTYQKIFYFSPYKIFNANQTISYIRKGNTNIFIDNVDSAKEYLEKSVSSSSVNIGIVKAIQKALSFKLREANEMLLSLVEIQPKHSALHYNLALTYAQLGNFVDAQKHFVRSYNLDAKNYISGIYAVMCSQLIDKDSTKLLSIIRDEIANEEFSQEIDLYKTLLFISEDNYLSASDWLEKDYPQRPLYLALEILIALKQNNIEVAQKSANKLTLLLPDEILPHLMQVDALFNNLEEKKYANEVMNYLKIQKFSFTDLYYGAHITRCLYIQQNLITGKLYFLRERLKEVLAGTTSQTHEITSALALASLYDKAYEESFTLYNNLIDNLKVRDAQTLFLGAVASTAANHHENAIALLELSKMKDSNFLESRFALGLLYLEAKNNEGAVIQLSRVNKNNFNSEYFDFDIDIDKLMLQKSLSEKK; encoded by the coding sequence ATGGCTAATGAATTAGAAGAAGAGATAATAATTATTGAAGACATCGATGCCGCTAATGAGAGTAGCGCATCAGAGAGTTCAATAAAAGAAGAATCTTCATCTAAAAAAAATAAAAAAATTATTTATATCGCCATTGGTGCTACTGTTTTTCTAGTTGGTGTAATTATATTTTTTGTACTATTAAAATCTTCAAAACAACCCACAACTGCTTCTACACAAAACATAGAAGATAGACTAGAAAAACCCATTACAGAGCCTGTAGAGCTTAGTAAAATTGAAAATATGATAGCAAAAGCTGACTACCTCTACTCAAGTGGTTCAAAAAATGAAGCTCTCTCTTTGTATGAAAAAATAGCCCAATACTCCGAAGCAGTCTCCGCATACAATCTAGGAGTTGCTCAAATTAAAGAGGCTCAATATAAGACAGCATTAGACTCCTTTGCAAAAGCGATAAAAAATAATGAGCAAAGATGTGTAAGCGCAATAAATGCTGCTGTTTGTGCGCTTCATTTAGACGATGAGGCTACCTTTAGATATTATATAGATTTAGCATACGCTTATCTTCCGCAAGAGAGGTCATCACAACTTTACTCTTACTACTATACACTCATCAACTACTATAATCAAAATTACATGGAAGCGCTAAGCTCATTAAATAACTCCACTACAAATGAGTATGATGCAGTACAAAACAATTTAAGCGCTAAAATAAATGCTCTTTTTGATAACAATATAAACGCAATCGATAGTTTAGAAAAAAGTAGTTCTCTCTCAAATGATTTTTCTTTAGGAGTTCTTTATGCAAGAGTAGGAGATTTGGCACTTGCCAAAAAATATCTCCAAAATGCGATTAAAAATGGCATAGAGCCTATGAAGGCACAGCTTGCAATAGCATATATAAATCTAAAGTCTGGTCAGGTACAAGATGGTGCAAGAGAGATAGAAAATGCTACAGATATTTTTAGAGATGAAGTCTATAAACCCTATCCTCTAAAAGTCAAATTAAAAGATTCATTGTTTGATTCAAGTGAAGCACAAAAACATTATAGAGATACCCTCAATAACTCCAAAGCGGTTACTTATCAAAAGATATTCTATTTTTCACCATATAAAATTTTTAATGCAAATCAAACTATAAGCTATATACGAAAGGGAAATACAAATATATTTATAGACAATGTTGATTCTGCAAAAGAGTACTTAGAAAAAAGCGTATCCTCTTCAAGTGTAAATATAGGAATAGTAAAAGCTATTCAAAAAGCTCTTTCATTTAAACTCAGAGAAGCGAACGAGATGCTGCTCTCACTCGTAGAGATTCAGCCAAAACACTCTGCCCTACACTACAATCTAGCCCTTACATACGCTCAACTTGGTAATTTTGTAGATGCTCAAAAACATTTTGTGCGCTCTTACAATTTGGATGCAAAAAACTATATCTCTGGGATTTATGCGGTTATGTGTTCTCAATTAATTGATAAGGATAGTACAAAACTTTTATCTATAATACGAGATGAGATAGCTAATGAAGAGTTTTCTCAAGAGATAGATTTATATAAAACACTCCTTTTTATCAGTGAAGACAACTATCTCTCCGCATCAGATTGGTTAGAGAAAGATTACCCGCAAAGACCTCTTTATTTGGCACTTGAGATACTAATTGCTCTTAAGCAAAACAATATAGAAGTAGCGCAAAAATCAGCAAACAAATTAACGCTACTTCTTCCAGATGAGATTCTTCCTCATCTAATGCAAGTAGATGCTCTCTTTAACAATTTAGAAGAAAAAAAATATGCTAACGAGGTAATGAACTACTTAAAAATTCAAAAATTCAGCTTTACCGATTTGTATTATGGCGCCCACATCACAAGATGTCTATACATTCAACAAAATTTAATCACTGGAAAACTCTACTTCTTAAGAGAGCGTTTAAAAGAAGTATTAGCGGGAACTACATCCCAAACGCATGAGATTACAAGCGCTCTTGCTCTTGCTTCACTTTATGATAAAGCTTATGAAGAGTCATTTACGCTATATAACAATTTGATTGACAATCTAAAGGTAAGAGACGCTCAAACTCTATTCTTAGGCGCTGTTGCTTCAACTGCAGCGAATCATCATGAGAATGCAATTGCACTTTTGGAGTTATCTAAAATGAAAGATAGTAATTTTTTAGAGAGTAGATTTGCTCTAGGGCTTTTATATCTTGAGGCAAAAAATAATGAGGGTGCCGTTATACAACTCTCAAGAGTAAATAAAAACAACTTTAATTCTGAATATTTTGATTTTGATATTGATATAGATAAACTAATGCTGCAAAAAAGTTTGTCAGAGAAAAAATAG
- the serS gene encoding serine--tRNA ligase, translating to MIDLKLLQKDFQTISNKLSRKGVDADLLENLKIRNEELKVAKVAYETLQAAQNSMSKDFGIYKKEGRDTTELKAKVDENKIKIAEALDTQRIKQEALEYLAMSIPNIPDDDVPDGKDENDNVEIKKVLTPKEFSFTPKEHWELAGQNGWIDFERGVKLATSRFSVSFGMGAKLERALINFMLNFNSKRGFEEVSVPSLVNRAALEGTGQLPKFEDDLYKIQGQELFLIPTAEVPVTNLYQDEILHVERLPIKMTAYTSCFRKEAGAAGRDTRGMIRQHQFHKVELVSITKPQQSDEIFDEMVQTASDLLSALELPHRLVRLCGGDLGFGAAKTVDLEVWLPGQNAYREISSVSNTREFQARRAKIRFKDGDKNSFVHTLNGSSLAVGRTLVAIMENFQNEDGSITIPKVLSPYLN from the coding sequence ATGATTGATTTAAAACTATTACAAAAAGATTTCCAAACTATAAGCAACAAACTCTCTCGCAAAGGTGTTGATGCTGATTTACTTGAAAATTTAAAGATAAGAAATGAAGAACTAAAAGTTGCAAAAGTTGCGTATGAAACTCTTCAAGCAGCTCAAAACAGCATGAGTAAAGATTTTGGCATATACAAAAAAGAGGGTAGAGATACAACTGAGCTAAAAGCTAAAGTAGATGAAAATAAAATTAAAATTGCTGAGGCTCTTGATACTCAACGAATCAAGCAAGAAGCTCTAGAATACCTTGCCATGTCAATTCCAAATATCCCAGATGATGATGTTCCTGATGGCAAAGATGAGAATGACAATGTTGAGATAAAAAAGGTTCTAACTCCTAAAGAGTTTAGCTTTACACCAAAAGAGCATTGGGAATTAGCTGGACAAAATGGCTGGATAGATTTTGAGCGAGGTGTAAAACTGGCAACTAGCCGCTTTAGTGTATCTTTTGGAATGGGTGCAAAACTAGAGCGCGCACTTATAAACTTTATGCTTAACTTTAACTCAAAGAGAGGATTTGAGGAGGTTAGCGTTCCTTCTCTTGTAAATAGAGCGGCGTTAGAGGGAACTGGACAACTTCCAAAATTTGAAGATGATTTATATAAAATACAAGGTCAAGAGTTATTTTTAATTCCAACTGCTGAAGTACCTGTTACAAATCTTTATCAAGATGAAATACTACATGTTGAGAGGCTTCCTATAAAAATGACTGCTTATACCTCATGCTTTAGAAAAGAAGCAGGCGCAGCGGGAAGAGATACAAGAGGTATGATAAGACAGCATCAGTTTCATAAAGTTGAACTTGTAAGCATTACAAAGCCTCAGCAGAGTGATGAAATTTTTGATGAGATGGTGCAAACCGCTTCAGATTTACTATCTGCGCTCGAACTTCCACATCGCCTTGTAAGACTTTGTGGCGGAGATTTAGGGTTTGGTGCTGCAAAAACAGTGGATCTTGAAGTTTGGCTTCCAGGACAAAATGCTTACCGTGAAATCTCTTCTGTAAGCAACACAAGAGAGTTCCAAGCAAGAAGAGCAAAAATTCGCTTTAAAGACGGCGATAAAAACTCATTTGTTCATACATTAAATGGCTCATCTTTAGCAGTTGGAAGAACTCTTGTCGCTATCATGGAGAACTTCCAAAATGAGGATGGAAGTATTACTATTCCAAAGGTACTATCTCCCTATTTAAACTAG
- the serB gene encoding phosphoserine phosphatase SerB: MLKLAVFDFDSTLMDGETIDFFAQELGLGEQVSKITEAAMSGELDFFESLQQRVGLLKGLEYSVVERISQNLPYMKGAQETIKELKSRGMRVVCFSGGFRSATGYAKSILGYDADFSNVLHHKNQILTGLVGGDMMFNYSKGDMLVRLQGLLGVKESETLVCGDGANDLSMFAHAGKRVAFCAREILKKEANIVIETKDLTQILEKI; this comes from the coding sequence ATGTTGAAATTGGCTGTTTTTGATTTCGATTCTACGCTTATGGACGGTGAGACGATAGATTTTTTTGCACAAGAGCTTGGTCTTGGTGAACAGGTAAGTAAAATAACCGAGGCTGCAATGAGCGGAGAGCTTGATTTCTTTGAATCACTTCAGCAAAGAGTAGGGCTCCTAAAGGGTTTAGAATACAGCGTTGTCGAGAGAATAAGCCAAAATCTGCCATACATGAAAGGCGCACAAGAGACAATAAAAGAGCTAAAGAGCAGAGGAATGCGGGTTGTCTGCTTTAGTGGTGGGTTTAGAAGTGCTACAGGATATGCTAAGAGTATTTTAGGATATGATGCGGACTTCTCAAACGTGCTGCACCATAAAAATCAGATACTTACAGGTCTTGTCGGTGGCGACATGATGTTTAACTACTCAAAAGGTGACATGTTAGTTCGCTTACAAGGGCTTCTGGGCGTTAAAGAGAGTGAAACATTGGTTTGTGGAGATGGAGCAAATGATCTCTCAATGTTTGCTCATGCAGGCAAAAGAGTCGCTTTTTGTGCAAGAGAAATACTCAAAAAAGAAGCAAATATAGTGATAGAGACAAAAGACTTAACTCAAATTTTGGAGAAGATATAG
- a CDS encoding phosphatidylserine decarboxylase: MRNNLLPIAKEGWSYVIGAVVAFIIFTFFDFDFLEFLAFLATLFFVFVFRNPEREYAIYQENSVVSPVDGTVVSIEELHNDEHKGYKVEIDTSYLNVALLRVPFTSNLESIRISKGTRLSAHSPLSNSINENAELVFNDIKLSNKMRVVHKLKQSFKAIDIDIIEAQNIMQGARYGLMINGITTLYLPENFRLNIGLGSELSASESLIGYFINESKK, translated from the coding sequence ATGAGAAATAATCTTTTACCTATTGCCAAAGAGGGATGGAGCTATGTTATAGGTGCAGTTGTTGCATTTATAATTTTTACATTTTTTGATTTTGATTTTTTAGAATTCTTAGCGTTTTTAGCTACTTTATTCTTTGTTTTTGTATTTAGAAACCCTGAGAGAGAGTATGCGATATATCAAGAAAACAGCGTTGTAAGCCCTGTTGATGGAACGGTAGTTTCTATAGAAGAGTTGCACAATGATGAGCACAAGGGTTATAAAGTCGAGATAGATACTTCATATTTAAACGTAGCTCTGCTTAGGGTTCCATTTACTTCAAATTTAGAGAGTATTAGGATAAGTAAGGGGACTAGACTCTCTGCGCATAGTCCACTCTCAAATAGTATAAATGAGAATGCAGAGCTTGTTTTTAATGATATAAAATTATCAAATAAAATGAGAGTTGTACATAAATTAAAGCAGAGTTTCAAAGCAATAGACATTGATATTATAGAAGCTCAAAATATTATGCAGGGCGCAAGATATGGACTTATGATAAATGGCATTACAACTCTTTATCTACCAGAAAACTTCAGATTAAACATAGGACTTGGAAGTGAACTTAGTGCTTCAGAGTCGCTTATTGGCTACTTTATAAACGAGAGTAAAAAATAG
- a CDS encoding methylenetetrahydrofolate reductase: MFDELINKLKNDTYITLETTPSHSPIFSPIIETIAKLGLDKLVDGFTTTDNPLAKLKYNSLFAAKMLQDRFEKPVIATMSMRDRNKIALQSDLLGSNEVDVRAILALTGDPATISDQPHTKGVFEADSTLLLDIIACFNSGINYAGKPLAHQPREIYPFAVINSYAKNPKTLQKKMQKKIKHGALGIITQPVYDIENAKLLLELKDAANTTCNNENKNAELILGIFPITKLRTAQFLSAHVPGINVPDKWIELLREAHEKGSDEEYRVGFELSRNLFLDLKKLHPKIHLMSANQFQLAHDILI, encoded by the coding sequence TTGTTTGATGAACTCATAAATAAACTAAAAAATGACACATATATAACGCTTGAGACAACTCCATCTCACTCACCAATTTTCTCACCCATAATTGAGACAATAGCGAAGTTAGGACTCGATAAACTAGTAGATGGTTTTACAACAACAGACAACCCTCTTGCAAAACTAAAATACAACTCTCTATTTGCTGCAAAAATGCTCCAAGATAGATTTGAGAAGCCCGTAATTGCAACAATGAGTATGCGTGATAGAAATAAAATAGCACTCCAATCAGACCTGCTAGGTTCTAACGAGGTTGATGTAAGAGCTATTTTGGCATTAACTGGAGATCCAGCGACTATATCAGACCAGCCTCATACAAAAGGTGTTTTTGAAGCCGATAGCACGCTCCTCTTAGATATTATCGCCTGTTTTAACAGCGGCATAAACTATGCAGGTAAACCTCTCGCTCATCAACCTCGTGAGATTTATCCTTTTGCGGTTATAAACTCTTATGCAAAAAACCCAAAAACACTTCAAAAAAAGATGCAAAAAAAGATAAAACATGGAGCGCTTGGAATAATAACCCAACCAGTTTATGACATAGAAAATGCAAAGCTCCTACTTGAGTTAAAAGATGCTGCAAACACTACATGTAACAATGAAAACAAAAATGCTGAACTTATTTTAGGAATTTTCCCTATTACAAAACTCCGAACCGCACAATTTTTATCGGCTCATGTTCCAGGAATAAATGTACCAGACAAATGGATAGAACTTCTCCGTGAAGCTCATGAGAAAGGAAGCGATGAAGAGTATAGGGTAGGATTTGAGCTTAGCAGAAATCTATTTTTAGATTTAAAAAAACTTCATCCAAAAATTCATCTCATGAGTGCGAACCAGTTTCAACTAGCTCATGATATACTAATATAA
- the rpsF gene encoding 30S ribosomal protein S6 — MRNYENLVIVKPTLTAEEIQANISAIEEIITSNGGEIAARDAMGMRKLAYPLGKNERGYFHVIYYSVDPSAISEIERRFRINEELLRFVTIKYDTNREVTAWNQLVQKAQKKATQPAGEAKVEEVVIPAALEEDEEE, encoded by the coding sequence ATGAGAAATTACGAAAACCTAGTAATCGTAAAACCAACATTAACAGCTGAAGAAATTCAAGCTAATATCAGTGCAATTGAAGAAATAATTACTTCAAATGGTGGCGAAATAGCAGCAAGAGATGCAATGGGTATGAGAAAATTAGCATACCCACTTGGAAAAAATGAGCGTGGATATTTTCATGTTATCTACTATTCAGTTGACCCTTCAGCGATTAGTGAAATTGAGAGACGTTTTCGTATAAATGAAGAGTTACTTCGTTTTGTAACCATCAAATATGATACAAACCGTGAAGTAACGGCTTGGAATCAACTTGTTCAAAAAGCTCAGAAAAAAGCTACTCAACCAGCTGGTGAAGCTAAAGTTGAAGAAGTTGTAATACCTGCAGCACTTGAAGAAGATGAAGAAGAGTAG
- the rpsR gene encoding 30S ribosomal protein S18 has product MAERRKYKKRYCKYCEAKVDFMDYKDVGALRFSLSERYKIMPRRLTGNCKRHQDMIATVIKRARAAALVPYTVTRNTVVTAPFENLR; this is encoded by the coding sequence ATGGCAGAAAGAAGAAAGTATAAAAAAAGATACTGTAAATATTGTGAAGCAAAAGTTGATTTCATGGACTATAAAGATGTAGGAGCTCTTCGCTTCTCACTTTCAGAGAGATACAAAATCATGCCTCGTCGTTTAACAGGTAACTGTAAACGTCACCAAGACATGATAGCTACAGTTATCAAAAGAGCTCGTGCTGCGGCATTAGTTCCATATACTGTAACTCGTAACACAGTTGTAACTGCTCCATTTGAAAATTTAAGATAA
- a CDS encoding divergent polysaccharide deacetylase family protein, with translation MSKRKKASPKKSSNFLSYTVWSLAFVAIVLSSFVAGYYIGHDSAKDDALKKEQSKEKTKQSMIKKLEQESIKKKSLEDEQSVSDRLKEVLKKEPAVAETLKDSNESNKSNDSNVTSSLPIKEVVSEYENASHEIEEAVLPKAVERKIVKSLKRPKLAIIIDDVSVKSHVNAIKGLHLPITMSFLPPSKARPSSHILASQESFYMVHLPMEAQSFKSEEPLTLRVDDSNEKIVQRVVEIKKLFPKVKYINNHTGSKFTADEAAMDRLISALKKSDIIFVDSRTTGESKAQKISKKYALEYIGRDVFLDHKMDKAYILSQIKKAIEVAKKHGSAIAIGHPHANTIAAINESKKLFADVDLVLVNKL, from the coding sequence ATGTCAAAAAGAAAAAAAGCCAGCCCTAAAAAAAGCTCAAATTTTTTAAGTTATACTGTTTGGAGTTTAGCGTTTGTAGCAATAGTTTTAAGTTCGTTTGTTGCTGGGTATTATATAGGCCATGATAGCGCAAAAGATGACGCTCTTAAAAAAGAGCAATCAAAAGAGAAAACAAAACAATCAATGATAAAAAAACTAGAACAAGAGAGTATTAAAAAAAAGAGCCTTGAAGATGAGCAGAGCGTTAGTGATAGACTAAAAGAGGTTCTAAAAAAAGAGCCTGCTGTAGCTGAGACATTAAAAGATTCAAATGAGAGTAATAAAAGTAATGACAGCAATGTGACATCTTCTCTACCAATTAAAGAGGTAGTCTCAGAGTATGAAAATGCTTCACATGAGATTGAAGAGGCTGTTTTGCCTAAAGCTGTAGAGCGTAAAATAGTAAAAAGTTTAAAGAGACCAAAGCTAGCAATTATTATTGATGATGTTAGTGTAAAGTCACATGTAAATGCTATCAAAGGTCTTCATTTACCCATAACTATGTCATTTTTGCCACCTAGTAAAGCTAGACCATCTTCTCATATTTTAGCATCTCAAGAGAGTTTTTATATGGTTCACTTGCCAATGGAAGCACAAAGCTTTAAATCAGAAGAGCCTCTTACTCTAAGAGTTGATGATTCAAATGAAAAAATTGTACAAAGAGTTGTGGAGATAAAAAAACTTTTTCCAAAAGTAAAATATATAAATAATCATACAGGGAGCAAATTTACAGCAGATGAGGCTGCTATGGATAGGCTCATATCCGCACTCAAGAAATCAGATATAATCTTTGTTGATAGCAGAACTACAGGAGAGTCAAAAGCTCAAAAAATTTCAAAAAAATATGCGTTAGAGTATATAGGAAGAGATGTGTTTTTGGATCATAAGATGGATAAAGCATATATACTCTCACAGATTAAAAAAGCTATTGAAGTGGCGAAAAAACATGGAAGTGCTATAGCAATAGGACACCCACATGCAAACACAATCGCAGCTATAAATGAATCAAAGAAACTTTTTGCAGATGTTGATTTAGTTTTAGTAAATAAGCTTTAA